TCTCCAGTGGATTCCAAAAGGATCAGGGGCTCCCAAGGCGCCATCCCTCATCCTGACAAAAACAACCCAAACGAATCGGAGCAGCAACCACAGACACCGCAGGCGGGCTCTGGTTCCCGCGGGCGGGGAAAGAGCTCTGCTGCACCGGCTGAGGAGGTGCTGGAGTCCAGCCAAGAAGCGTTGCATGTCACCGAGCGCCGCTATCTGAAACGCGACTGGTGCAAGACCCAGCCACTCAAACAGACCATCCACGAGGAGGGCTGCATCAGCCGCACCATCATTAACAGGTTCTGCTACGGACAGTGTAATTCTTTTTACATCCCCAGACATGTCCGCAGGGAAGAGGGAGCCTTCCAGTCTTGTTCATTCTGCAAGCCGAAACGATTTACAACCATGACCTACACTTTGAACTGCCCGGACCAGCAGCCGCCCACCAAGAAGAAGCGCATCCAGCGCGTAAAGCAGTGCCGCTGCATATCCATAGAATTGGACTAGCCATGTGGTATGATTGACCCGGATGCAGCCAATAAGTCTGCTCATCAAACCGCTATTGGATTGCTCACATGAACGAAAAAACCCATATGACTGACTGGGAGCATATTTCCCTCTTCCAAATATGGGAAAATGTTCAATCTGCAAGGAAAGTAATACATTAAATGTGCATCCCATGTTATATATAGGCTTGTGTAGATAGGCCTATACGTGGGCATACTATTTTGTAAACAAAGCCTGCTGTACCATATACTTTTATGTGTCAAATGTTGTATTAATCAAATTCCAATAGCAGCCTGTGGCAAGCAACGTTTCATGGTATAATAACATGGAATGAACACAACAAGCTGCCGATTGACTTGTAACCAAGCGCACGGCTTTTCCAACCTCCGCAAATAGGACTGCAGAACCGTTTCACAGAGGATGTTTACACTCTTTTGGACAGAAACATCCTTAGGCAATCACAACACATTTCAATGGAAGGGAATATGACGGACAATGCATTTAAATAATGGTTGAAGACTAGTTTCCACTATGTGGAATTTGAAGATAAGTGACGACTATTTAATGTGGCAAGAATGCTCCACTGATTTGTGACTCCAATGTTTATATAGCCTAGTGGAGAAAAGATAGCTTTTGTAAAGTATGCTAGGCCCATACCTATGTTCCACGCTATAAATCGAAACAAACAAAATGTTTGTATTAGTTTGACATTTAAATAAAAATGGTCGATGTTCACTGAATGtataaaacattatgaacacctgctctttccatgacatactgaccaggttaatccaggtgaaagctatgattccttattgatgtcacttgttaaatccacttcaatctgtgtagatgaaggggaggagacaggttaaagaatgatttttaagccttaagaCAATTCTGTTTGTTTGCCATTCACAAACtatttaggtgcctttgaacagggtatggagGTGACAGGGGCACCAGTTtgtttcaagaactgcaaagctgctggggttttcacgctcaacagtttcccatgtgtaatcaagaatggtccaacacccaaaggacatccagccaacttgacacaactgtgggaagaattggagggggatggggtgcaactcaatattaggaaggtgttcttaaagttttgtacactccgtgtacATAATTGTTTATTATGCTATAGATGGAAGCGTTTCTTTTAGTTTTAAAATGTTATTCATACACCAATTGTATATGCAACCGGTTTGATAATTATATCAAAGCAAGTGATccacaaaacaaaataaacagTTATTGACATTGATGCAGTGTTCACTGAACGTGCTTGTTTTTTTTGTTCACATTCATTGTCTGAAAGTTGCAGTAAAATAACCCACACCCAAACGGCAAAGACTCCCAATTTCATACAGAACATTTTATGCATCAGGTTAACCCGAAACACCAAATAAAAGCATCCTCTCCAGCGATGGGGTTATTTCCTTGTTGCTTGGAGCCAACCTCTTGCTGGGACCTTTATACGTTCCTTAGACCTCTGGACAGCTTACATTTCGTCGTAAAACGAATATCATTTATGAGGAAAGACCACAAGAAACGCAATTACATGTCAGGCACAACAACCTTCTCAAGAACCCCATTGAAACGATGTTATCAGAGTTTACAATAGCCTCTACCTCGGCTCACAGCCACAGGCCCATGTCTTTCTGTGGACAATCTGACGCTAAACCGGGCTATGACGAATTTGTAAAACCATTGCTGCATTACTATTTTTTTGTTCAGACAGTGTACTGTAGATGGTTCTCTACACGGTTCTctaaaaataaatacatcaatcaatagCCCTTCGGTAAAAATGTAATACCGGGCCGAGTTTTCTTCATCAAATCTTTATTGTCCAGTTGTTTAGCCTCGTGCGCATTTGGCAAATGGTCATTTGCCACCCCATGCGTAAAAAATACATCTGCTTGGAAATGCAAGGTTTTAGGCTAAGAACATATCAGTTGCCTCGCTTTTCTTCGATTTAGCCTTGCCATGCCTTCACTGTACTTAATGTAGTGCCGAATAATCAAGTTTGCGGCCAATTGTACGCAAATACACAAGTCATGTTTTCAGGGAAATTCATTGTTTCTATCCATTTCTATCCATTTAACTTAGGTCTACTTTCTCCCATTATTATCGCGCTTTCTAACAGGTTTCAATTATTCATTCATAATGAAAAGATGCATTTTGAGAGGAACAGGTGCAATTTAATAAATAATTGCGCATAaattaataatatatattaatGAAACAATTTGGCTACTTGAGTCATTGTAATGAAcatattttcacctttatttagttACTGCATCATTACTGAGCCTGAACGTTAAGCCTATTAGGGGGTGCTGAAAGTAGAGAAACAATTGACAAGGATGCTTAAACGTTCCTTTCCAACGCTGCAAAGTTCCTCATCTATAGAATCCAGTTAAGACTTCGGTGACTGAAATGTTGTGAGGTTTGTGGTGTCTGTCATCTATTTCTTTGACCAAGCGCAAATTATTTATTTTACGATAAACATGTCAAAAAACGTGGAAACATATATCGGCCTGTAACTAAATGAACCAATTTACATTATATATAGGCCTTCATAATATTTAACTTCAAGCCTACTAATTTGgttttgaaaaaaaaatgtaaagtaaACAGACAATTTGCAATTGTAAGATTGTGAAAACTCTTCAAGCAAAATAATGGCACATTCAATGATTATGAAACAACTATGTTATATTTTACACTCAATAGGTTCTGACAGGGGTGAAGTATACACATGGCTTGATATGAGTAATCGTTTCTATTTTTAAACAAAGTACAAATGTTCTTGATTTAAATAAATCAAAAGGCAATATATTTAGCCAAATGATACTCTCCCTATCAGTTTGGATCAGGTATGAAACAAGATCATCTGGGGTTAAATGAATAAGGCTCTACATAATATGTCACATCCAAATGAAAGTAAACACATCTTTCACCTGACTACTGAGCCATTCATGTATCCTCTTCAAGCTAAGGGTAGGAAACAAATAATACACAAAAATACAGCCTCAAAGAGGCTGTATTTTTAACAGTTAATGTTTTGGCATAAAATAAATCTTTCACATCTTCCAGAGTTAAATTACAAATATTttgttaaataaatataatatagtTTTCTCTAAAAACTCGAAATGGATGATGCAATTTTAATTGCAACATTAATTCATAAATGTTCTTATCATAGCACGCAAGCCATAGAATTGCATAGGAGTTGAGGTGTAAAAAAAGTGCAATACATTTGATGAATAAGTACCATTCTGAGAAGAACAGGGGATGTAGCTTAGCTACTAAATACAGCTGATGCAAGAAGGAAAGTGCTTAGAATTGTGACATACATATGTCATGAACGACATTCATTGGGAACAACTAACGGTTCTATCATATACACTTAAAAAATGTGTCAGGGCAGCCATACTCAGAAGACCTGTTGCTTTTCTCAGCGTAGCTTATAGCAGGGTTGTTTGTTCATCTCAGAGCGCGATGTCTGACTCGGGGGATGAGAGCAAAGCATTGCTGCCAAGGTCTGGCATTCTCTGGCTATCACCCAGGAGGGGTCAGTCTGGTGCAGTGAGAAAGTTAACACCGTTACATCCAGTTTCTACCGTCTGACCAGGACCCACATCGCTATGCCTTCAACAGGACTCTCAGTCCAATAAAGACTACTGATTCTCTTCATAATACAACATCAGTCTCTGCTCATATGAAAACAAACACCATATGAACTGCATTTACAAGACACACTTCAAAAATGGGCCACAGCAGATGAATAGCTATTCTCCACATGATAGCATTGTATATTGCTTTCATATTCTGAATCATTGTTAGAATAACAACTCCTGAATGTCTTACTCATTCAATCGTAATAGTTTCTCTGAGTGAACATCACCTGGTAGCCATATCTGCTGACATAGCCCAACAACAATGAGGCCTTCTCAGTTATTTTTGATGTATTTATTGTATTTGTATAACCTAGCTACAATGCATTGCATTATGTCATCAAGATGTGTGATGCTGTCCTTAAAGAAACCCAGACTGGGGAATGAATGTAGGTCCTCAGCTCCAGGAAGCCTAGCGGTCAGGGGCCAGGGCCCTACCTAGACTTAGCAGTCGGCATATCTACAGCAGGGTGTCAGGCAGACAGGTTCCTATTTCCCATGGTGTAAGTGGTCTGGATGGTAGTCCTAGGGATACACAGTGATGGAAGCCACACAAGGTGCCTCTCATCTGGGAACGAGGTTGAGGTGAAAGAGGGGTGCCCCATGGAGAGTGGTGGAGATGGTCCAGTCAGTAGGGACGGTAGAATGGGCCGTAGTAGAGAGGTCCACAGCGTGGGGACACGGAGGGCTATATGAGGTATGATGTTGGGTAAGAGGCAGGTGGTGAAGGCGAGAAGTGGCGAAGCCAGCAGACTTTCCCCATCTGCCatctctctccacttcctctctccactctgtccttCAATGGTCATCCTCTTCAGCTGGAGGACACGCTGGCTTCCTTCTGACGCAGTCTCTCTTTCTATTGACAGAGGAGAAAAAGGGATAGCTGAGATTTAAAGCATTGTGTTATATGATATGATCCACCATGATCGACTGTGTTAGTAGCCAAGGTAATAGCAACCATGTTACTGATCAAAATATTTGAGGGAGGTTGAAGGGAGTCCAGTTCTTACCAGACTGTTGGCATTGATCTTCTTGGTTTCCACCCTCTTCTCAGCAGTGATCTTTTTCATGTTCTCCTGCGCTTCCTTCAGCCTGGAAGAAAGAGAAAACATCAACCTAACAGGTTAAAATAACCTTTGATAATAGTACATAAACCATAACAGCTCCCTCAAATGTGTACATTGTGTCACATATCTGACCATGTGGCACAACACTGTCATGTCTAAGACAGAAAACCTCTTGATGTCTGTTAATAAAATTGATACATGAGTTAGTTCACTAACAACAGCCTCAGTCCCTCCAGAAGTTATTTGTACTGTAATAGCagcatttattttacctttatttaactaggcaagtcagttaagaacaaattcttattttcaatgacagcctaggaacagtgggttcactgcctgttcaggggcagaacgacagagttgtaccttgtcatctcgggggtttgaacttgcaaccctccggttactagtccaacgctctaaccactaggctaccctgcctaccCTATCCACCCTGGGCACTATTGTATGTGGCACAGCGAAGCACCGCCGCAACATGTTATATTTTACCGCGAACACTGCATGTAAGCATGGCACAGAGAGTCCTCATCCTCCCTCACAGCCCCACTCTGTACTGTTGAGCCTTCTGGAGTTAGCAGGTAGTGAAGCCCACCGCTTAAAGCAGGGAGAATGACAGTGGGCCAATGAGATAATGAGCTAGACTTAAAAACACTTGGGTTTTATGGGTGTGCAAACCGTATTTCAAATAAAGTTAATTGTACATAAGCACAATCAGCTGTGTGTAATACGGGACATGATTGCCTAGTAAACAATTAAGAGAGCACATGGGTCCATGGAATGGCTGGGAGAGCATTACCTCTGTCCATAACTCACCAGTTCAAAGATAGCTGCTCTGCTTTACTGTATGTATGGTGACTGTATGTGTGCATGTCTCCATGTGCAGTAAGCCTGAAGCTCTGTGGACTGGTCAGATCATGACAATGTTTAACAGTcctcccagaacacacagtcttTAACGAGCCACTGTCCCCTGCCAGTAAAGCCAGGAGGACTCCAGGAGAGCTGCTGTCCAGCAGTTGGACTCCCATCCGACCACGCATCGGGTCAGATGAAACACCGTAAATCCAGTCCCAGGCTTTGACTCTGTACCTGGCCCTGGTCCCGGCCTGCCTACCTTCTCTTTGATGCCCGTGTGCTTTAATAAGAACTGGTAAAAGCATCTCCACTCCACACTTTCTACAGAATTTATAATGCCCTGTTGGGGTGTTTGTACCACACATAAATGTGATGGACACCAACAATCTGTTACGTGTCAATAAAGAAAAGAGCGACTAAAGGTACTGTTCAACATATTTAAAGTGTGAAGAATGAACTTTGACCGAGTCACAAAAAATCCCCCTTTTATGTCATCAAAAAAGAACACTCAGGCTTCTAGAAATAGATACAGTTGGAAAGGAGCTGTAGAACTGTCCCCTTCATCACAAGCTGTGTGATTTAATATGATCTCTGATGCAAGCCTGGATTCTTCCACTCACCTCTCCTTGGAGATGTTCTTACACTCCCGTTTCCACGTGTTCTTGAAGTCACTGCAGAACTCATACCAGAGCATGAAGACATAACCAGGGGCCACCTCCTTCTCCCCAGACTTTGGCTTGAGCCCAAAGTAGCCCACCATGTCCAGGAATCTGtgtgggagaaacagagggaagaagagagagggaagagagatagagtgagaggacATCCTGCTGGGTCACAGGGGAGAGCCAGTAACGGAGGTCCCGTTATCACATTGACCTCTACTACAGCCTGAAGGGGAACAGTGCCAGGGGATCTAGCCAAGAtctggctgacacacacacacacgttgtttCGATCCAGGAACAATAGTTATTGGCAGACAATATGCAAGATGATCACAGGAATGTGTAAATGTTACATCAAAACACAGCATGTTGctggcacgcacgcacgcacgtgcatgcacacacacacacacacacacacacacacacacacacacacacacacacacacacacacacacacacacacacacacacacacacacacacacacacacacacacacacacacacacacacacacatttgtaatGTTCATCATCCTGCCCTCTGAGACATGCTTGACGCAAATATGTTGTGGATTAGGTCTTCAAATCCACAAATAGAAGGGAGAACTACTTGAAGAGATTCAAGATTCTCAGTCTTTATGAGAAGAGAATCCACAACCCTGTGTATGGCAGATCCTCAGACTAATTCAATTGTAACCAAATCTAAATTCTTCACAAGGCTCTCAGCAGTGCTCACAGGGCTTGAAAAGCAGCCTGCTGCTCCGGGGTTTTCTCTAACCCAAACATTAAAGGCATTTTCTAGGCCTGTCTGTCACACGCCTGATATAGAGGAGTCATGATTCAGGAGATGTTCCCAGATTGACACAGAGGTTTTGACCTCCAGATGGTAGGTGGCTGTTGCGACGCTAATGTAAGACATGTTGGGCGGGGATTGTTGGGGCCGGGGCAATGTGCGCGGCAGACGGCTGCTCCCAATTCCTCAGATAACTGTCATGTGCTCCTCCTCCGATGGTGCAGTATATCATCCTCGCCTTGCCTCGCTCTACAACCAGAACAGACCAGGCCAGCAGAACCCAGGaggaacacaacagagagaggacagccGGGAATCAATTCTGGAAGCCTTTGTAGACCCGACCAGCACGGTCCAGCGTGATTAACTAGGCCGCTTTTGTATTGGCTCCTTCCCTGACCCTGGGTCAGGTGTCAGAGCTCACACAAATCACACACAGTCTGTAGTGTGGTGAGCTTAGCTCTTTCCCTtgattttcttcttctttctctctcacacacacacacaataacacaaagatgcacacacacacacacacacacacacacacacacacacacacacaaagatgcacacacacacacacacacacacacacacacacacacacacacacacacacacacacacacacaataacaaagatgcaccacacacacacacacacacacacacacacacacacacacacacacacacgcacacacacacgcacacgcacacgcacacgcacacgcacacgcacacgcacacacacataacacaaagatgcaccacacacacacacacacacacacacacacacacacacacacacacacacacacacacacacacacacacacacacacacgcacacgcacacacgcacacgcacacgcacacgcacacgcacacgcacacgcacacacacacacacatgcacaggacACACCCGCCCACGCCAAGTCCTACAAACACATATCACATACTTCTGGAGGGCTACGACGCAACTACCATGAGACGGTTTATTACTGTACCTATGTCCAGCATTCCTCACTGACGGCTGTAAAATAGGCCAGTTAAAAAAGCCTGGGAAACCGGGTATATCAAGAGGATATTTGGACCGCTAAAACATTCCATACAAAAACAGATTAGAACGGTAAACACACTTTTGTGATCATCTGTTGTTTCTTTAACAGAGATAAGACATCTTCAATATACTTTGGATAGCGGAAGTTGGGACAGTTCAAATATCCCTCCAGCGAATCACCCTGTAACCACATACGTATGTAAGCAGCACACACGCTGCAGTCGTGTCATATGAAATTGAGCATGATGAGGGAGGGGGGAACTGTAATGGTCCATTAACTGTGGACGTATCAGGAAACCTCAGGGAAACTGAAAAATAAAAGGAACAAATTAGGATTGCGTGTTCTGGAGAGGACCTCATTACTCACTGCATAGGATGCCCAGGAAAACTATAACAAACCCCCAAAACTGATGTCATAAACTGTGTATCATATCAGCTTCCCATAAAGTCATTTTACCAACCGAGTATCCAAATTCACTACAACCTATTTAGTCCTATGATGGTTGTTGTCTTGAGGCCACATGGACCATAACAAACAACCGCAATCCCATTCCTGGACGGGTTGACCCAGTGTTGGCCCAGCGTTTCAGTAGCTAACTGTGGTGATGTCTATGAGCCTTATTAACACGGGGCCCTAATGTGAGGGTCGGGGCCCACCCAGGGCCCAAagaacacacagcacacacacaccacagcacacacacaccatggcccaCTGCCCATATTCATCACCAGCGTGTCACTTTTACGAGGTGCGTCCCTGGGAACCTGAGAGGCCCCCCCAGCGCCAGGCAGCCCCCGGCCTCGTTTAGGTGAAATTAAAGGCAAACTTCATTAAAGGCTGGGGGCTGTTAGCCGCGGGACCCTTTTGATCAATATCCCCAAGTTCAACATCTTCATTACACTGGTGTCAGTCACACAGCCGCAGACAGAGATATCACAATACcaccaggagagggagaggggacagagcgagtgagaggagtgaaggagacagagagagagagagagagagatggagaggggacagagcgagtgagaggagtgaaggagacagagagagagagagagagagagagagagagagagagagagagagagagagagagagagagagagagggatagtggaaagagagagagagagagagagagagagagagagagagagggagaggggacagagcgagggagaggagtgaaggagacagagagagagagagagagagagagagagggagaggggacagagcgagtgagaggagtgaaggagacagagagagagggagagagagagagggatagtggaaagagagagagagagagagggagagg
This genomic stretch from Oncorhynchus keta strain PuntledgeMale-10-30-2019 chromosome 29, Oket_V2, whole genome shotgun sequence harbors:
- the LOC118362452 gene encoding gremlin-1-like; translated protein: MARSARILCGMVFVLGLLSSPVDSKRIRGSQGAIPHPDKNNPNESEQQPQTPQAGSGSRGRGKSSAAPAEEVLESSQEALHVTERRYLKRDWCKTQPLKQTIHEEGCISRTIINRFCYGQCNSFYIPRHVRREEGAFQSCSFCKPKRFTTMTYTLNCPDQQPPTKKKRIQRVKQCRCISIELD